One genomic region from Neospora caninum Liverpool complete genome, chromosome V encodes:
- a CDS encoding putative ATP-dependent helicase, putaive: MARLEPDTNFIFETSEDCQVLPTFDSMGFKEDLLRGIYAYGFERPSAVQQRAIVPIMKGRDVIVQSQSGTGKTCVFCLGCLQCIDPKVRDPQALILSPTRELAEQSQKVCLALGDYMSVQVHCCIGGKRVGDDIRALEAGVHIVSGTPGRVFHMIAQRHFSTRHIKLLVLDEADEMLNRGFKEQVYDIYRYLPPSTQVVLVSATLPHEVLEMTTKFMDDPFRVLVKRDELTLEGIKQFFVAVEREQWKFDTLTDLYDTLTITQAVIFCNTKAKVEWLAQKMKEANFTVSRMHGDMPQQERDEIMRQFRGGQSRVLIATDVWGRGLDVQQVSLVINYDLPNSRELYIHRIGRSGRFGRKGVAINFVKNDDIRILRDIEQYYATQIDEMPMNVADLI, translated from the exons ATGGCGCGACTCGAACCGGACACAAATTTCATCTTCGAAACTTCGGAGGACTGTCAGGTCCTGCCGACGTTCGATTCTATGGGCTTCAAGGAAGACTTGCTGCGCGGCATTTACGCGTATGGCTTCGAGCGCCCGTCTGCGGTGCAACAACGTGCTATTGTCCCAATAATGAAGGGCCGAGACGTGATTGTACAGAGCCAATCTGGGACGGGTAAAacgtgcgtcttctgcctcggtTGTCTCCAGTGTATAGACCCCAAAGTCCGCGATCCACAAGCCCTTATTCTTAGTCCTACCAGAGAACTCGCGGAGCAGTCGCAAAAAGTCTGTTTGGCGCTAGGCGATTACATGTCCGTTCAG GTTCACTGCTGTATTGGAGGGAAGCGCGTGGGAGACGACATCCGCGCCCTAGAGGCAGGCGTTCACATCGTGTCTGGCACCCCGGGCCGGGTGTTCCACATGATCGCTCAACGCCACTTCAGCACGCGACACATCAAACTCCTCGTCCTTGATGAAGCCGATGAAATGTTGAACCGCGGCTTCAAAGAGCAAGTCTACGATATCTACCGCTACCTCCCACCCTCCACTCAAGttgtcctcgtctccgctaCTCTACCCCACGAG GTGCTGGAAATGACAACAAAATTCATGGACGATCCATTCCGCGTCCTCGTCAAACGTGATGAATTGACACTGGAAGGCATCAAGCAGTTCTTTGTTGCGGTTGAACGCGAGCAATGGAAGTTCGATACGTTGACGGATCTGTACGATACACTCACTATCACACAGGCGGTCATCTTTTGCAACACAAAGGCCAAAGTCGAGTGGTTGGCACAGAAGATGAAAGAGGCGAACTTCACG GTTAGCCGCATGCATGGTGATATGCCCCAGCAAGAACGGGACGAGATTATGAGGCAGTTTCGAGGAGGCCAGAGCCGCGTCCTCATCGCCACCGATGTCTGGGGTCGCGGATTGGATGTCCAACAG GTGTCCCTCGTTATCAACTACGACTTGCCCAACAGTCGTGAACTGTACATCCACCGCATCGGGCGCTCCGGTCGTTTCGGCCGCAAGGGTGTTGCTATCAACTTCGTGAAG AACGACGACATTCGCATTCTCCGGGATATCGAGCAGTACTACGCCACACAGATCGACGAAATGCCGATGAACGTCGCGGACCTCATCTAG
- a CDS encoding Chaperone protein dnaJ, related, which yields MASSGYTRGASPMNGGGGKLVLGALLSLLSLLVLTEPIEFSLAHRDAKSEEERKKEKVRQEAEEEKRLALIRAKLPNRKKKEYIDWNRLSPETTVLLSATPADVDALSDHLPFQIANVTMQEHTIAPVSAVDREMQQMLQANYTHGMKTIRTSVVFADDMPIKLDNSRPRRGAVCQEAQRAMLLSFNRVQRKPDGQAYASFNLHSPSAVSFHKELAGEYNLKALNPFMWTSHFPTEEEFTTFRGTAICMKKGSRLQLLRGWPVAVPEYKEGPWQARVMVFRAFVSPSADSKKKNLFVLQATLKVTRTPKDGIFKQQNMDVIPFMGYIKINNKKYGHLEAAIIRHKLLNKGCTLRRVDKHSQVELKCDDVDAKLTDLNEMLDERPLLRNTFKKAGIFSGVSAASYSMALVSHLLSSVHSSLEILPPQGFLLTGTGFALAALLSVVIAGPVVGLKRFKWRKMFAAKKREYLQKIVDEENSFSSAAAPVVDLVFVVNELKHAEEGTDASGEQAGTTPGNRDDSPTQPSRPTDLSPMAQKIQNVIDQYHYLETVAAAYDDFTRIERYRVAQEEVQEEAKTLRSFLKRTASRTPGFIGVTEEGELKLTVRQLTDVYAHLGKQIKAETERAIEKGPFTPIDVLISRHKVERLHEKSSQLLSQIRSKGGDVAPMDTPDHVESLKARLSLVTASKAELTEALESVTPGSQEEEDLRFAQSQIRPAKNAIKNDLRVFMDDDLGMALEEVDNLKEKLAEIQKNAGSQPSPLQEVEIQDVKEQIIGLNEKITKRVLEMRQFGFHVDILRVVELESE from the exons ATGGCGAGCAGCGGATACACCAGAGGTGCCTCCCCCATGaacggcggaggcgggaagCTCGTGCTCGgcgcgcttctgtctcttctttccttgctGGTTCTGACTGAGCCCATTGAGTTCAGTCTGGCGCACAGGGATGCCAAgtcggaagaagaaaggaagaaagagaaggtgcgacaagaggcagaggaagaaaaacgcttGGCCCTGATCCGAGCGAAGCTCCCCaaccggaagaagaaggaataCATTGACTGGAACCGGCTTTCTCCCGAGACGACGGTCCTGCTCTCAGCGACACCAGCTGACGTTGACGCGCTCAGTGACCACCTCCCTTTCCAGATTGCGAACGTCACGATGCAG GAACATACGATTGCGCCCGTGTCCGCAGTGGACAGAGAAATGCAACAGATGCTGCAGGCGAACTACACACACGGCATGAAGACGATTCGAACGAGTGTTGTCTTTGCAGATGACATGCCCATCAAATTGGACAACTCGCGACCGAGACGCGGGGCCGTCTGCCAAGAAG CCCAGAGAGCCATGCTGCTCTCGTTCAATCGGGTTCAGCGCAAACCCGATGGGCAAGCGTACGCCTCCTTCAACCTCCACAGTCCTTCTGCGGTCTCGTTTCACAAGGAGCTCGCGGGCGAATACAATTTGAAGGCGCTGAACCCCTTCATGTGGACCAGCCATTTTCCCACGG AGGAAGAATTCACGACTTTTCGGGGGACGGCGATTTGCATGAAGAAAGGTTCTCGACTGCAACTGCTTCGAGGCTGGCCGGTCGCAGTACCTG AATACAAGGAGGGGCCTTGGCAGGCGCGCGTGATGGTTTTCCGTGCGTTTGTTTCCCCCTCTGCGGACTCAAAGAAAAAAAATCTTTTCGTGTTGCAGGCGACTTTGAAGGTGACGCGTACTCCGAAAGACGGCATCTTCAAACAACAAAATATGGACGTTATTCCCTTCATGGGATACATCAAAATCAACAACAAAAAATACGGACA TTTGGAGGCGGCGATCATTCGACACAAACTGCTGAACAAGGGCTGCACGCTGCGCAGGGTCGACAAGCACAGCCAAGTCGAGCTGAAATGTGACGATGTCGACGCGAAGCTGACTGATCTCA ACGAAATGCTGGACGAGCGTCCTTTGCTGCGAAATACCTTCAAGAAAGCCGGGATTTTCTCAGGCGTTTCGGCGGCTTCGTACTCCATGGCTCTTGTGAGCCATCTTCTGTCGTCCGTCCACTCATCGCTC GAAATCTTGCCGCCTCAGGGTTTCTTGCTCACCGGCACCGGATTCGCCCTGGCGGCGTTGCTGTCTGTGGTCATCGCGGGGCCAGTCGTCGGTCTGAAGAGATTCAAGTGGCGCAAGATGTTTGCCGCGAAAAAAC GGGAATATCTGCAGAAAATAGTTGATGAGGAGAACAGTTTTTCGTCGGCAGCAGCCCCGGTAGTCGATTTGGTCTTCGTGGTGAACGAGCTAAAACATGCAGAAGAGGGAACAGATGCATCGGGGGAGCAAGCGGGAACCACGCCCGGCAACCGCGACGATTCCCCCACGCAGCCCAGTCGCCCAACTGATCTTTCTCCTATGGCACAGAAGATTCAAAATGTGATTGACCAGTACCACTACCTAGAAACTGTCGCCGCCGCGTACGACGACTTCACGCGAATTGAGAGGTACAGAGTTGCCCAAGAGGAGGTCCAAGAAGAAGCCAAGAcgcttcgctctttcctgAAGCGAACGGCGTCGCGTACGCCTGGATTTATTGGAGTTacggaagagggagagctTAAGCTGACGGTTCGCCAACTGACGGATGTGTATGCCCACCTCGGCAAGCAGATAAAGGCGGAAACTGAGAGGGCCATTGAGAAAGGTCCGTTCACGCCGATAGACGTTTTAATCTCGCGACACAAGGTCGAACGGCTGCACGAAAAATCTTCACAACTGTTGAGCCAGATCAGATCCAAGGGAGGCGACGTGGCACCCATGGATACACCCGACCACGTCGAATCTCTGAAAGCTAGACTCAGCCTGGTCACGGCGTCTAAAGCGGAACTAACCGAAGCTCTGGAGAGCGTAACTCCAGGCTctcaggaagaagaagatctGCGTTTTGCACAGAGTCAGATTCGTCCTGCCAAAAACGCGATCAAGAATGATCTCAGGGTGTTCATGGATGACGACCTGGGAATGGCCCTCGAGGAAGTCGACAATCTTAAGGAAAAGCTTGCGGAGATTCAAAAGAATGCTGGTTCTCAACCTTCACCACTTCAGGAAGTGGAAATTCAAGACGTGAAGGAACAAATCATCGGTTTGAACGAAAAAATCACCAAGCGCGTTCTCGAAATGAGACAGTTTGGCTTCCACGTCGATATCTTACGCGTAGTTGAGCTTGAAAGTGAGTGA